In one Mucilaginibacter sp. PAMB04168 genomic region, the following are encoded:
- the yiaK gene encoding 3-dehydro-L-gulonate 2-dehydrogenase, with the protein MRVPFETLQAEFKRVLLSLNFSSEKAQQCATLFAENSRDGVYTHGLNRFPVFVQYVKDGLVHPHAEPTPEQGLGLVERWDGHLGPGPLNARFCMDRAIKLAQEHGIGCVAIRNTNHWMRGGTYGWQAADGGCIGICFTNTIANLPPWGGVDPRLGNNPLVIAVPRAEGHVVLDMAVSQYSFGKLQQYKAKDEELPLPGGYDQQGALSVNAADIMESGRLLPVGFWKGSGLSLMLDLLVTVLSEGRSTAEITKSQAEYGVSQVFICIKPASDAQIAGLIEQIVSFTKTSGLVDDQQSIRYPGESTLKTRLQNMKEGIPVDEEIWNKVLEL; encoded by the coding sequence ATGAGAGTACCTTTTGAAACCCTGCAGGCCGAATTTAAGCGCGTGCTACTTAGCCTTAACTTTTCAAGCGAAAAGGCGCAGCAATGTGCTACCCTTTTTGCCGAAAATAGCCGTGATGGTGTTTATACCCATGGATTAAACCGTTTTCCGGTGTTTGTGCAGTATGTGAAAGATGGCTTAGTACATCCCCATGCTGAACCTACACCCGAGCAGGGCTTAGGCTTGGTAGAACGCTGGGACGGCCACCTAGGCCCCGGCCCGCTAAACGCCCGCTTCTGTATGGACAGGGCTATCAAATTGGCGCAAGAACATGGTATAGGCTGCGTAGCCATACGCAATACTAATCATTGGATGCGCGGCGGTACCTACGGCTGGCAGGCAGCGGACGGTGGTTGCATTGGCATTTGCTTTACCAACACCATTGCCAATTTACCGCCGTGGGGTGGTGTAGACCCACGTTTGGGTAACAATCCTTTAGTGATAGCTGTACCCCGTGCAGAGGGGCATGTGGTGCTGGATATGGCCGTATCGCAATACTCATTTGGCAAGCTGCAGCAGTATAAAGCAAAAGATGAGGAGTTGCCCTTACCGGGTGGTTATGACCAACAAGGGGCGCTATCGGTTAATGCTGCGGATATTATGGAGAGTGGCCGTTTGCTACCGGTGGGCTTTTGGAAAGGTTCGGGCTTATCGTTAATGCTTGATCTGCTGGTAACGGTGTTAAGTGAGGGCCGCTCCACGGCAGAGATTACGAAGAGCCAGGCCGAATACGGCGTATCTCAAGTGTTTATTTGCATAAAGCCTGCCAGCGATGCACAAATAGCCGGTTTAATAGAACAGATCGTCAGCTTTACAAAAACCAGCGGTTTGGTTGATGATCAGCAGTCTATTCGCTATCCTGGGGAAAGTACCTTGAAAACCAGGTTACAAAATATGAAGGAGGGGATCCCAGTAGATGAAGAAATTTGGAATAAAGTACTGGAGCTATGA
- a CDS encoding FAD-dependent oxidoreductase, producing the protein MEQNQINTDGQTTSGTHLSCWTATAQPLSFEKLTSDIKTQVAVIGAGISGLTVAYCLAKAGKQVVVIEDGLIGSGETGRTTAHIVNALDDLYSEIESLFGEEKARYAAESHTAAIDLVEKIVTEENIDCDFKRVNGYLFLHPSDEKKSLDEELDATHKVGIATEMVYSVPGIPSESGPSLRYPNQAQFHPLKYLNGLAEAFVRLGGKIYTQTRADKVEEGLVEANGFKVEAEQIVVATNTPFNDWATMHTKQAPYRTYVIVAKVPKDAIEPALWWDTGDQNSVWPTMPYNYVRTQPFDDQYDLLIHGGADHKTGQANKEEEVEEERYQRLETWLRERFPQAQEIVYRWSGQVMEPVDDMGYIGKNPGDENIYIVTGDSGNGMTHGTLAGILITDLITGKQNPWAELYDPSRITVTLQTTKTYIEEQYTTLKQFVDYLLPSDVEKLTDIKPGEAAIVGKLKKVAVYRDEAGAFNAYSAVCPHMGCVVQWNNDEKSFDCPCHGSRFSCKGELMNGPANSNLEEVKVPEQ; encoded by the coding sequence ATGGAACAAAACCAAATCAATACCGATGGTCAGACCACATCGGGCACGCATTTATCCTGCTGGACGGCAACGGCACAACCGCTGTCTTTCGAGAAACTAACTAGCGATATTAAAACACAGGTGGCCGTTATAGGCGCAGGCATCTCGGGACTTACCGTGGCTTACTGCCTGGCCAAAGCCGGCAAACAGGTGGTGGTTATTGAGGATGGTTTGATTGGTAGTGGCGAAACCGGTCGCACTACAGCCCATATAGTGAATGCACTGGATGATCTTTATAGCGAAATAGAAAGTTTGTTTGGTGAAGAAAAAGCACGCTACGCTGCCGAAAGTCATACCGCCGCTATAGATTTGGTTGAAAAAATTGTGACCGAAGAAAACATAGACTGTGACTTTAAGCGGGTTAACGGCTACTTATTTTTGCACCCCAGCGATGAAAAAAAATCATTGGATGAAGAATTAGACGCAACACACAAAGTGGGCATAGCTACCGAAATGGTATACAGCGTACCGGGTATTCCGTCTGAAAGCGGACCAAGCCTGCGCTATCCTAACCAGGCGCAGTTTCATCCCTTAAAATACCTGAACGGCCTGGCTGAAGCCTTTGTGAGACTGGGTGGCAAGATTTACACTCAAACCCGTGCTGACAAGGTTGAAGAAGGCTTGGTTGAAGCCAACGGCTTCAAAGTAGAAGCCGAACAAATTGTGGTAGCTACCAACACCCCTTTTAACGACTGGGCAACCATGCACACCAAGCAAGCGCCTTACCGCACTTATGTTATTGTGGCAAAAGTGCCTAAGGATGCTATTGAACCAGCGCTGTGGTGGGATACCGGCGATCAAAATTCTGTTTGGCCTACTATGCCTTATAATTATGTACGTACCCAGCCTTTTGACGACCAGTATGACTTACTGATACACGGCGGTGCCGACCATAAAACCGGCCAGGCCAACAAAGAGGAAGAGGTTGAGGAAGAACGCTACCAACGTTTGGAAACCTGGCTGCGTGAACGGTTTCCGCAAGCACAGGAAATAGTTTACCGCTGGTCGGGCCAGGTAATGGAGCCTGTGGATGATATGGGTTATATTGGTAAGAATCCTGGTGATGAAAACATTTACATTGTAACCGGCGACTCAGGTAATGGCATGACGCACGGAACCTTAGCTGGCATACTCATCACCGATCTGATTACCGGCAAACAAAACCCTTGGGCAGAATTGTACGACCCCAGCCGTATTACGGTGACCCTACAAACTACCAAAACCTACATTGAAGAACAGTACACCACGCTAAAGCAGTTTGTTGATTACCTGCTGCCATCGGATGTTGAAAAGCTGACCGATATTAAACCCGGCGAAGCGGCCATAGTAGGCAAGCTTAAAAAGGTAGCCGTTTACCGCGATGAAGCCGGCGCCTTTAACGCCTACAGCGCGGTTTGCCCGCACATGGGTTGCGTAGTACAATGGAACAACGACGAAAAATCATTTGATTGCCCCTGCCATGGATCACGCTTTAGCTGTAAAGGCGAATTAATGAACGGCCCGGCCAATTCAAATCTCGAAGAGGTGAAGGTTCCGGAACAATAA
- the purN gene encoding phosphoribosylglycinamide formyltransferase: protein MKTRIAIFASGSGSNAQKIMEYFKHHTQAEIVLVLTNNPHAFVLQRADNFEIPTHIFSRQEFYQTDDVVKLLKTMEVDLIVLAGFLWLVPASLLKAFPNQIINIHPALLPKYGGKGMYGDHVHKAVLADGEAESGITIHFVNEHFDEGEIIHQAKFKIDSADTLDSIKLKGQQLEHHHFPKVIEGLAAKMKSLKA, encoded by the coding sequence TTGAAAACCAGAATAGCCATTTTTGCTTCAGGATCGGGATCGAACGCCCAAAAGATTATGGAGTACTTTAAACACCATACTCAAGCCGAAATTGTATTGGTATTAACCAACAACCCGCATGCATTTGTACTGCAAAGGGCCGATAATTTTGAGATACCAACACACATCTTCAGCCGCCAGGAGTTTTACCAGACGGATGATGTAGTAAAACTGCTCAAGACGATGGAAGTTGATTTGATTGTACTGGCCGGCTTTTTATGGCTGGTGCCAGCTTCACTGCTCAAGGCTTTCCCCAATCAAATTATAAACATACACCCAGCTCTGCTACCCAAATACGGCGGCAAAGGCATGTATGGAGATCATGTGCACAAAGCCGTACTGGCCGATGGTGAAGCCGAATCGGGCATTACCATACATTTTGTGAACGAGCACTTTGACGAGGGAGAAATCATACACCAGGCCAAATTCAAGATAGACTCTGCCGACACGCTCGACTCCATCAAACTTAAAGGGCAGCAACTAGAGCACCACCACTTTCCGAAGGTGATCGAAGGCTTAGCTGCTAAAATGAAAAGCCTGAAGGCTTAA
- a CDS encoding alpha/beta fold hydrolase has translation MMVVHHSDGATNKAFDFTYGTAKITIILLPAMGTRAILYKKFADNLKTAGFNVIAMDWRGSGHSSVRPGRKVNFGYERLIFDVKDLVEQAELHFPSTTKIIIGHSLGGQIAALFASRFHRLVSSIILITSCNVYYKGWRGKEQLKVFLAGCTFYRLANVCGYFPGYKIGFAGNEARMVMKDWCSNALTGKYNLSESAFNYDEALHNLSIPVLALSVKEDKLATYTSVINLVNKFPTAPLEHMHLDEITLNVSPLNHFSWLKKPDALAKLISEWLSSSSPKSI, from the coding sequence ATGATGGTTGTTCATCACAGTGACGGCGCAACCAACAAAGCCTTTGATTTTACATACGGTACAGCAAAAATTACCATTATACTTTTGCCCGCTATGGGCACCCGGGCTATTCTTTATAAAAAGTTTGCCGACAATCTTAAAACAGCAGGCTTTAATGTTATTGCTATGGACTGGCGAGGCTCGGGCCACTCAAGCGTAAGACCAGGTCGTAAAGTCAACTTCGGTTACGAGCGCCTTATATTTGATGTAAAAGACCTTGTTGAACAAGCCGAACTTCATTTTCCCTCGACCACCAAAATCATTATAGGCCATAGCTTAGGCGGGCAAATTGCGGCACTGTTTGCCAGTAGGTTCCATAGGCTGGTTAGCTCAATAATATTAATTACATCATGTAACGTTTATTACAAGGGCTGGCGCGGCAAAGAACAACTCAAGGTATTTTTGGCCGGCTGCACATTTTATCGTCTGGCTAACGTCTGCGGATATTTTCCAGGTTATAAAATAGGATTTGCCGGTAACGAAGCCCGAATGGTTATGAAAGATTGGTGCAGCAACGCCTTAACTGGAAAATACAACCTATCTGAATCGGCTTTTAATTATGATGAGGCTTTGCATAACCTTTCCATTCCGGTGCTGGCCTTGTCTGTTAAAGAGGATAAGCTGGCTACTTACACCTCCGTAATTAACTTGGTAAACAAATTCCCTACAGCGCCATTAGAACACATGCATTTAGATGAAATCACTTTAAATGTATCTCCATTAAACCATTTTAGCTGGCTAAAAAAGCCCGATGCCTTAGCTAAGCTCATTTCAGAATGGTTAAGCTCTAGTTCACCCAAATCAATTTAG
- the purH gene encoding bifunctional phosphoribosylaminoimidazolecarboxamide formyltransferase/IMP cyclohydrolase has translation MSQSVQIKNALISVYYKDHLEPVIHELKRLGVKIYSTGGTETFIRSLGADVIAVEDLTSYPSILGGRVKTLHPKVFGGILARRSFESDEQQLTEYEIPEIDLVIVDLYPFEETVRSGAEQPDVIEKIDIGGISLIRAAAKNFKDVVIVASKDDYQQLEELLKTQNGATTFDQRRNFAQKAFNISSHYDTAIFQYFNIAQDDQSQPLPVFKQSIQTSQTLRYGENPHQQGTFYGNLDAMFTKLHGKELSYNNLVDVDAAVALIDEFTDPTIAILKHTNACGIATRSFIKEAWIDALACDPVSAFGGVIIANEEINAETATEISKIFFEVLIAPAYTDEAIEILKAKKNRIILIRQRVELGVKQFKTLLNGVIEQDKDLVIEGPEQMTTVTQQQPTEHELKDLFFANKVVKHTKSNTVVLAKNNQLLASGVGQTSRVDALRQAIDKARNFGFDLNGAVMTSDAFFPFPDCVEIAAEAGITAVLQPGGSIKDQDSIDMANARGIAMVTTGVRHFKH, from the coding sequence ATGAGCCAGTCTGTTCAAATAAAAAATGCTTTAATTTCGGTTTATTACAAGGACCACCTGGAACCTGTTATTCACGAATTAAAACGCCTGGGGGTTAAAATTTACTCAACCGGCGGAACAGAAACATTTATACGCAGCCTGGGCGCTGATGTAATAGCAGTCGAAGACCTAACATCCTACCCTTCTATACTGGGTGGCCGGGTAAAAACACTCCACCCTAAAGTATTTGGCGGCATACTGGCCCGCCGCAGTTTTGAAAGCGACGAGCAGCAGCTGACCGAATACGAAATACCAGAAATTGATCTCGTTATAGTGGACCTATATCCTTTCGAGGAAACTGTACGCTCGGGTGCAGAACAGCCCGATGTAATTGAAAAGATTGACATTGGCGGTATATCACTTATACGTGCAGCGGCAAAAAACTTTAAAGACGTAGTTATTGTGGCATCCAAAGATGATTACCAGCAGCTTGAAGAACTGTTGAAAACTCAAAATGGAGCAACCACATTTGACCAACGCCGCAACTTTGCACAAAAAGCCTTCAACATCTCATCGCACTATGATACGGCTATATTTCAATACTTTAATATAGCGCAAGATGACCAGAGCCAGCCTTTACCGGTATTTAAACAAAGCATACAAACCAGCCAAACGCTACGTTATGGCGAAAACCCACATCAGCAAGGCACTTTCTATGGTAACCTGGATGCTATGTTCACCAAACTGCACGGTAAAGAGCTATCCTACAACAATTTGGTTGATGTGGATGCAGCCGTTGCACTGATTGATGAATTTACCGACCCTACCATCGCCATATTAAAACACACTAATGCCTGTGGTATTGCTACACGGTCGTTTATTAAAGAAGCCTGGATTGATGCTTTAGCTTGTGACCCGGTATCAGCATTTGGTGGTGTAATTATTGCCAATGAGGAAATTAACGCCGAAACTGCGACAGAAATCAGTAAAATTTTCTTCGAGGTATTGATTGCTCCGGCCTACACTGATGAAGCTATCGAGATACTAAAAGCCAAAAAGAACCGTATAATACTCATCCGCCAGCGGGTTGAGCTCGGTGTTAAGCAGTTTAAAACCTTGCTCAACGGCGTAATTGAGCAGGATAAGGACCTGGTGATCGAAGGTCCGGAGCAAATGACTACAGTGACGCAGCAACAGCCAACTGAGCATGAACTTAAAGATCTGTTCTTTGCCAATAAAGTAGTAAAGCACACCAAGTCGAACACGGTAGTACTGGCTAAGAACAACCAGCTGCTGGCCAGCGGCGTTGGGCAAACTTCAAGGGTTGATGCTTTGCGTCAGGCTATTGACAAAGCCCGTAATTTCGGCTTTGATTTGAATGGCGCTGTAATGACTTCGGATGCTTTCTTCCCCTTCCCAGATTGTGTAGAGATAGCTGCCGAAGCTGGGATAACAGCAGTTTTACAACCGGGCGGATCAATCAAAGACCAGGATTCAATTGACATGGCTAATGCCCGCGGCATTGCCATGGTTACAACTGGCGTTAGGCATTTTAAACATTAA
- a CDS encoding rod shape-determining protein: MGLFNFFTQEVAIDLGTANTLIIHNDKVVVDEPSIVAFDRKTNKVIAIGRQAMQMEGKTHDNIRTVRPLKDGVIADFDAAEHMIRGMIKMINKGKGWFFPSLRMVICIPSGITEVEKRAVHQSAEIAGAKEVYLIHEPMAAAVGIGIDVEEPMGNMIIDIGGGTTEIAVIALSGIVCDQSIRVAGDNFDSDIVQYIRRQHNIMIGDRTAEKIKIEVGAALPELADPPGDFAVQGRDLMTGVPKQITVSYTEIAHCLDKSISKIEEAILKALEITPPELSADIYQTGIYLTGGGALLRGLDKRVAAKTKLPVHVAEDPLRAVVRGTGTALKNIGNYKFLMQ; this comes from the coding sequence ATGGGTTTATTTAATTTTTTCACGCAAGAAGTTGCTATTGATTTAGGAACTGCAAATACCCTCATTATACATAACGACAAAGTAGTGGTCGACGAACCATCTATCGTAGCATTTGACCGAAAAACCAACAAGGTAATTGCCATTGGAAGGCAGGCTATGCAGATGGAAGGTAAGACACACGATAATATTCGTACAGTACGACCGCTAAAGGATGGCGTAATTGCCGACTTTGATGCAGCCGAGCACATGATACGCGGTATGATCAAGATGATTAACAAAGGCAAGGGCTGGTTTTTCCCTTCTTTGCGTATGGTAATCTGTATTCCGTCAGGTATTACTGAGGTAGAAAAACGGGCGGTACATCAATCGGCCGAAATTGCAGGCGCTAAAGAGGTTTACCTTATTCACGAGCCTATGGCAGCTGCTGTTGGTATTGGTATTGATGTGGAAGAACCCATGGGTAACATGATTATCGATATAGGCGGCGGTACTACCGAAATTGCCGTTATTGCTCTATCAGGTATTGTGTGCGATCAGTCTATCCGTGTAGCAGGTGATAATTTTGACTCTGATATTGTGCAATATATCCGCCGTCAGCATAACATCATGATTGGCGACCGTACGGCCGAAAAGATCAAAATTGAGGTTGGTGCCGCTCTTCCTGAGCTTGCCGATCCTCCGGGCGATTTTGCAGTACAAGGCCGCGATTTAATGACCGGGGTACCTAAGCAAATTACTGTATCGTACACTGAGATTGCTCACTGCCTCGACAAATCAATCTCTAAAATTGAGGAAGCTATCTTAAAGGCCCTCGAGATCACTCCTCCGGAGCTATCTGCTGATATTTATCAGACCGGTATCTATTTAACAGGTGGTGGCGCATTACTGCGTGGTTTGGATAAACGCGTTGCAGCCAAAACCAAATTACCGGTACACGTGGCCGAAGATCCGCTTCGTGCGGTAGTACGCGGCACCGGCACCGCCCTTAAAAATATCGGTAACTATAAATTCTTAATGCAATAA
- the mreC gene encoding rod shape-determining protein MreC, with product MRNLLIFISKYNAFFLFLIFEVSALVIYVKYNSFQRATYINTANDITGSMYARVNELNSYLLLKDVNDSLARENARLRGQLNSAYYADTLAKRTVTDSVYKQQYTYTEARVINNSVNKRNNYITILKGTKDGITKGMGVISSSGVVGKIIYASEHLSIVQSLLHKDSQVSAMLADTKDIGSLVWGDDIDPHKGLLKDVPNHVKPHIGQWVVTSTYSSLYPAGIPLGRVSNLHAKSGGFFLNMEVNLAVDFSKLQYVYVVNNKLSLERQALEGQEKQDE from the coding sequence ATGCGTAACCTTTTGATCTTCATCAGTAAGTACAACGCATTTTTCCTGTTTCTTATTTTTGAGGTTTCGGCGCTGGTTATTTATGTAAAGTACAACTCGTTTCAGCGGGCTACTTACATTAATACGGCTAATGATATTACCGGCAGCATGTATGCCCGGGTGAACGAGTTAAATAGCTATTTATTGCTTAAAGACGTTAACGACAGCCTTGCACGTGAAAATGCCAGGCTGCGGGGCCAGCTTAACTCGGCCTACTATGCTGATACGCTGGCTAAACGCACCGTTACCGACAGTGTTTACAAACAGCAGTACACCTACACCGAGGCACGTGTAATTAACAACTCGGTAAATAAGCGCAACAATTATATCACTATACTTAAAGGCACCAAAGATGGTATCACCAAAGGCATGGGCGTAATCAGCAGCTCGGGTGTGGTAGGTAAAATCATTTATGCGTCAGAGCATTTATCTATCGTGCAATCTTTGTTACACAAAGATTCGCAAGTGAGTGCCATGCTGGCCGATACCAAAGACATTGGCAGCCTGGTATGGGGTGATGATATCGATCCGCATAAAGGCTTACTGAAGGATGTGCCAAATCATGTTAAACCGCACATTGGCCAATGGGTAGTTACCTCCACTTACTCCAGCTTGTACCCTGCCGGCATACCGCTAGGCCGTGTAAGTAACCTGCATGCAAAGAGTGGCGGTTTCTTCCTTAACATGGAGGTTAACTTAGCGGTCGATTTTAGCAAACTACAATACGTGTACGTAGTAAATAACAAACTTTCGTTAGAGCGCCAGGCACTGGAGGGGCAGGAAAAACAAGATGAGTAG
- a CDS encoding rod shape-determining protein MreD, with translation MSRALIYNLIRFIVLVLLQVFLLKNISLYNLSVPYLYILFILLLPLETPNLLLFALSFLMGLTIDAFYDTPGLHAAASVVLAFVRVLFVSITVQKDGFDNEPEPTLGNMGFRWFFTYAAILTLFHHFFLFNLEVFRLNEIQYTLLRFLSSSVFTLFLILISSFLFYRRKER, from the coding sequence ATGAGTAGAGCATTGATATATAACCTCATTCGCTTTATTGTGCTGGTGCTTTTACAGGTATTTCTGTTAAAGAACATCAGCCTGTACAACTTATCAGTACCCTACCTGTATATCTTGTTTATTCTGCTGCTCCCGCTCGAAACGCCGAACCTCTTGCTATTTGCCTTATCGTTTTTAATGGGATTAACCATTGATGCGTTTTATGACACGCCCGGCCTGCATGCTGCAGCCAGTGTGGTACTGGCATTTGTTCGGGTGTTGTTTGTGAGCATAACGGTGCAAAAAGATGGATTTGATAACGAGCCCGAGCCTACGCTGGGCAACATGGGCTTCAGGTGGTTTTTTACTTATGCTGCTATACTTACCCTGTTCCATCACTTTTTTCTTTTCAACCTCGAGGTATTTCGTTTAAACGAAATACAATATACTTTACTGCGTTTCCTGTCAAGTTCAGTATTTACCTTATTTTTGATATTAATATCCAGCTTTTTATTTTACAGAAGGAAAGAACGTTAA
- the mrdA gene encoding penicillin-binding protein 2: protein MNSYFERRYVITAIFITIAFILLARLFYIQIIDDRYFLFAKGNVLRRTIIYPARGPIFDRNNKILVQNVPVYDILVTPREVKPFDTLEFCRLIGIDKTGFDKRFEKAKKYSPFRASVFEKQISVQLYAPLQERLSDEFKGFTVQARTVRTYPDSVAAHFLGYIGEASQATIEKSGGFYRPGDYVGISGIERSFEEVLRGQRGVRNDMVDSRNVKKGSFANGAYDTVAVAGERLISSLDIRIQKLGEQLMRNKVGSIVAIEPSTGEILAFVSSPTYDPNLMAGRERGNNMAKMLKDPYKPTFVRPIQATYPPGSSFKPLDALIALQEGIITPQTTFFCPHYYMAGNHRVNCEHFDGVTDLRKGISQSCNPYFCNVFDKLMNVNGSRNIRNTLTTWKEKVNKFGFGVKLDVELPFEYKGNVPTPLRYDRVFGKNRWRSSSIISLAIGQGELLATPLQMANIEAVIANHGFYYKPHLIKAIGDKQIIKKEYTQRNYVGIDAQYFEPVIDGMQDVVDRGTAAQARIPGIVMCGKTGTVQNPHGKNHSVFVAFAPRENPKIAIAVVVENAGYGSSWAAPIASYLVEKYLRDTITKPKAEVRYILNANLLPPPPGWKPPVKKLSKKDSLRRDSLRKDSIKKRKADTISVKPELRSAGKKNKNDTVNKILAYEPKRREDE from the coding sequence ATGAACAGCTATTTTGAGCGACGCTACGTAATTACCGCTATTTTTATTACGATTGCTTTCATACTGCTGGCAAGGTTGTTTTATATACAAATAATTGACGACCGCTATTTTCTATTTGCCAAAGGCAACGTATTACGGCGTACTATTATTTACCCTGCCCGCGGCCCTATATTTGACCGCAACAATAAAATACTGGTGCAAAACGTACCCGTATATGATATTTTGGTTACCCCCCGGGAGGTAAAGCCCTTTGACACGCTGGAGTTTTGCCGCCTGATTGGCATTGATAAAACTGGCTTTGATAAACGCTTTGAAAAAGCCAAAAAATACTCTCCTTTCCGCGCGTCTGTCTTTGAGAAACAGATTTCGGTGCAGCTTTACGCCCCTTTGCAGGAGAGATTGTCTGATGAATTTAAAGGGTTTACCGTACAGGCCCGCACCGTACGTACCTACCCCGACTCTGTTGCTGCACACTTTTTAGGCTACATTGGTGAGGCCAGCCAAGCCACTATAGAGAAGTCGGGGGGCTTTTACCGCCCTGGCGACTATGTAGGCATCTCAGGTATCGAAAGGTCATTTGAAGAAGTATTGCGCGGACAGCGCGGTGTGCGGAATGACATGGTTGATTCGCGCAATGTAAAAAAAGGCAGCTTTGCCAATGGCGCATATGATACTGTAGCCGTAGCAGGCGAGCGACTGATATCATCGCTGGATATTCGCATACAGAAATTGGGCGAGCAGTTAATGAGGAATAAAGTAGGCAGCATAGTAGCCATTGAGCCATCAACGGGCGAAATCCTGGCCTTTGTAAGCAGCCCCACATACGATCCTAACCTTATGGCTGGCCGCGAACGTGGAAACAACATGGCCAAAATGCTGAAAGACCCATACAAGCCAACCTTTGTACGCCCCATTCAGGCTACCTATCCGCCGGGTTCTTCATTTAAGCCTTTGGATGCGCTTATTGCTTTGCAGGAAGGTATAATTACACCACAAACAACATTCTTTTGTCCGCATTACTACATGGCGGGTAACCATAGGGTAAATTGCGAGCACTTTGACGGTGTCACCGATCTCAGAAAAGGCATATCTCAATCATGCAACCCTTATTTTTGTAATGTGTTTGATAAGCTGATGAACGTTAACGGATCGAGAAACATCCGTAACACCCTCACCACGTGGAAAGAAAAAGTGAACAAGTTTGGGTTTGGGGTTAAGCTGGATGTGGAACTTCCGTTTGAGTACAAAGGTAACGTGCCGACTCCATTACGTTATGACAGGGTGTTCGGCAAAAATCGCTGGCGGTCAAGCTCTATTATTTCGCTGGCTATTGGCCAGGGAGAATTACTGGCCACACCCTTACAGATGGCCAATATAGAAGCGGTAATAGCCAACCATGGGTTTTACTACAAACCTCACTTAATTAAGGCCATTGGCGATAAGCAGATCATAAAAAAAGAATATACACAAAGAAACTATGTGGGTATTGATGCACAATATTTTGAGCCTGTAATTGATGGCATGCAGGATGTGGTTGACCGTGGTACAGCTGCACAGGCGCGCATACCGGGCATTGTAATGTGTGGTAAAACCGGTACAGTACAGAACCCGCATGGCAAGAATCACTCGGTATTTGTAGCCTTTGCCCCACGCGAAAACCCCAAAATTGCGATTGCCGTAGTGGTAGAAAACGCGGGTTACGGCTCCTCATGGGCAGCCCCTATTGCCAGCTATCTGGTTGAAAAATACTTGCGCGACACTATCACCAAACCTAAGGCCGAGGTACGTTACATCCTCAACGCCAACTTACTCCCCCCTCCTCCGGGATGGAAGCCTCCGGTAAAGAAGCTGTCCAAAAAAGATAGTTTGCGCAGAGATAGCCTCAGAAAGGACAGCATAAAAAAACGCAAGGCCGATACCATCAGCGTTAAACCCGAACTGCGGTCGGCAGGTAAGAAAAACAAGAACGATACGGTAAACAAGATACTGGCTTATGAGCCAAAACGAAGAGAGGATGAATAA